The sequence below is a genomic window from Lentimicrobiaceae bacterium.
TTTTTACATTTTTCATGTAACAAAATTAATCTAATTCAAATAAACTTACGAAATTTGCAGACGAATTTATTATTAAAAATTAAAAAAACACTAAAACACAATGGCACACTTCAAAGAAAAGGTGTTCTCAAAAAGCTGGTTTATCAGTTATTCGCTCATAGTCATCGGTGCTTTTATTTTGGCATCAGGTTTTGTCTTTTTTATTACACCTTATAAAATAGTACCCGGCGGTTCTTACGGTATATCAATTGTTATACATCACGTAACAAAAGGTGTATTTTCGTGGGCTCCCAACGGTTTGCCTGTCGGTATGATGGCTCTTATGATTGACATTCCGCTAACCATCATTGGGGTAAGGGTTTTAGGTCCAAGATTTGGAATTAAAACTGTAGTAGGATTTGTTTGTACGGCAATATTTGTCGATACTCTCACATTTTTCTACGGAGAAAGTCCATTGGTGGAAGGTGACGCTTTGCTTTCGTCTATTTTTGGCGGATTGCTGATAGGGATTGGCTTAGGAATTATTTTTAAAAGTAAAGCTACTTCGGGCGGAACGGATATTGTGGCTATGATTTTGGCAAAATATTCAAAACTGACTGTAGGTCAATTGCTTATTTATGTCGATTCGGTTATTGTTCTATTAGGATTGGTTGTTTTTGCCGATTGGAAAATTCCGCTTTACTCGTTGGTTGTTATTTTTATTACAGGTAAAACTATTGATATTGTGAGCGAAGGAACAAACTTCGACCGTACTATGTTTATTATATCGAAAGAGTCGGAACTTATTCGCAACTTTATTATTGAAAAGTTGGAACGCGGTGGGACTTATATTCCCGGAACAGGTATGTACCAAGGCGATGAAAGAACGATAATATTTGTTGTTGTTAACCGCAGAGAAATGGCTTTGTTGGAAGAATACATACACAGCGTTGACCCCGAAGCGTTTATTACCATAATTGAAGCAAGCGAAATATACGGCGACGGCTTTAGGTCGCTTACAAAAAAACTATCAGATTAACATTACACACGAATAATTTTAAAAAATGGAAATAAAAAACTTACGCAAAGAAATACCTTTTTCGAAGAGATGGTTTAAATCGTACTCCTACATAACTATTGGCACTTTGTTGGTTTCGATGGGATACGTGCTGTTTTTAAGTCCGCACAAGATAATACCAGGCGGAATTTATGGTATATCCATTATGCTGCACCACCTGTTTAACACTCCTATTGGTATGGTTTCATTGGCTTTCAATATTCCTTTAACACTAATAGGAACAAAAATA
It includes:
- a CDS encoding YitT family protein, with product MAHFKEKVFSKSWFISYSLIVIGAFILASGFVFFITPYKIVPGGSYGISIVIHHVTKGVFSWAPNGLPVGMMALMIDIPLTIIGVRVLGPRFGIKTVVGFVCTAIFVDTLTFFYGESPLVEGDALLSSIFGGLLIGIGLGIIFKSKATSGGTDIVAMILAKYSKLTVGQLLIYVDSVIVLLGLVVFADWKIPLYSLVVIFITGKTIDIVSEGTNFDRTMFIISKESELIRNFIIEKLERGGTYIPGTGMYQGDERTIIFVVVNRREMALLEEYIHSVDPEAFITIIEASEIYGDGFRSLTKKLSD